Proteins encoded by one window of Halobacteriovorax sp. GB3:
- a CDS encoding mechanosensitive ion channel family protein, translating to MLEKIQSLSLSKFEWSLVIILLAILFKNIFSAIILKNESYNRDRKRKTVLNFNALTLFVTVFFLISLWNDELRNLALSLVAIGVAVVVATKELILCFLGGVYRATSGMFHLGDRIEVNGIRGDVIDRGLFSTRLLEIGPGQRTHQYTGRSITVPNSLFLSHNVQNESFTKNYVLHTFVVPLNVKANWSKASKILLEQAHLAYTPYKEEAERYIDYVQKKAHLQTPGLEPRVHIRFCKVNELELNVRVTVPAHEKGKIEQQIVRGFLESFQDWES from the coding sequence ATGTTAGAAAAAATTCAAAGTTTATCTTTATCTAAATTTGAGTGGTCATTGGTTATCATACTTTTGGCCATTCTTTTTAAAAATATCTTCTCAGCAATCATTTTAAAAAATGAAAGTTATAATAGAGACAGAAAGAGAAAAACAGTTCTTAACTTTAATGCTCTCACTCTTTTTGTGACCGTTTTCTTTCTTATTAGTCTTTGGAATGATGAACTTCGAAATTTAGCACTTTCTCTCGTTGCCATTGGGGTCGCTGTTGTCGTTGCGACAAAAGAGTTGATTCTATGCTTTCTTGGTGGAGTTTACCGAGCTACATCAGGAATGTTTCATCTAGGAGATAGAATCGAAGTCAATGGGATTAGGGGTGATGTTATTGATCGAGGACTTTTTTCTACTCGCTTATTAGAAATTGGTCCAGGGCAGAGAACACACCAATACACAGGTCGCTCCATTACAGTACCTAATTCACTTTTTCTTTCGCACAATGTTCAAAATGAATCGTTCACTAAAAACTATGTGCTTCATACATTTGTTGTTCCTTTAAATGTCAAGGCCAACTGGAGTAAGGCCAGTAAGATCTTGTTAGAACAGGCCCATCTCGCTTACACACCTTATAAAGAAGAAGCTGAGCGTTATATTGATTATGTCCAAAAGAAGGCCCATCTTCAAACTCCAGGGCTTGAACCACGTGTTCATATACGTTTTTGTAAAGTTAATGAGTTAGAACTAAATGTGCGTGTGACAGTGCCTGCTCATGAAAAGGGAAAGATCGAACAGCAAATTGTTCGAGGCTTTTTAGAGAGCTTTCAAGATTGGGAGAGCTAG
- a CDS encoding UbiA family prenyltransferase translates to MKAWISFLKERFDPLSNTAMITLLIYYHQSFSVKVITYDQIALCFLFSFSFFLKLRIYDEIKDYQTDLIHNPTRPLPRGLLTISSAKRVLLLTFFIEATTLFYNHNLSKLLIPLWGYSLLMYNEFFIGKWLSKKLTTYAITHTFIIFIYSLFIQEFLDIELETTSTIILALSCWLCFNVYEFARKVYCSEFEKEVPTYSNVWGIKGAFLLTLSQVLMATTCLLFLSHDLIFASVAINLMAILFMSPLLIWNGPKQAKLFRMTSNLFIIIFLTTTIAFNTMGS, encoded by the coding sequence GTGAAAGCGTGGATTAGTTTTTTAAAAGAGAGATTTGATCCCTTATCAAATACAGCGATGATCACTCTTCTTATTTATTATCACCAAAGCTTTAGTGTGAAAGTCATCACTTATGACCAGATTGCACTTTGCTTTCTTTTTAGCTTTTCATTTTTTTTGAAGCTTAGAATATATGATGAGATCAAAGATTACCAAACAGATCTAATTCACAATCCAACTCGCCCACTTCCTCGTGGATTACTCACCATCAGTAGTGCAAAGAGAGTTCTTTTACTAACATTTTTTATAGAAGCGACCACACTTTTTTATAATCATAATCTCTCAAAACTATTGATCCCTCTTTGGGGCTATTCACTTCTTATGTACAATGAGTTCTTTATAGGAAAATGGCTTTCAAAAAAGCTTACAACTTACGCCATAACACATACGTTCATCATTTTCATTTACTCTCTTTTTATTCAAGAGTTCTTAGATATTGAATTAGAAACGACATCGACAATTATACTAGCTCTAAGTTGCTGGCTATGCTTCAATGTTTATGAATTTGCAAGAAAGGTCTATTGCTCAGAATTTGAAAAGGAAGTTCCAACGTATAGTAATGTATGGGGAATTAAAGGGGCCTTTTTATTAACACTCTCTCAAGTGCTAATGGCAACAACTTGCCTTCTCTTTTTAAGTCATGACTTAATTTTTGCATCTGTCGCAATTAATCTTATGGCCATTTTATTTATGAGTCCACTTTTAATATGGAATGGCCCAAAACAGGCCAAGCTTTTTAGAATGACGAGTAATCTATTTATCATCATTTTTCTAACAACAACAATCGCGTTCAACACTATGGGATCTTAA
- a CDS encoding diacylglycerol/lipid kinase family protein: protein MSAISVYINKASSNASQIRWEESLRRVLFRSDLNFKYTRTVSELIYEIEKDKLNGVDTIISVGGDGTVHTLIQNLVYSDINLLIAPGGTANDLACELNVGKKIKEITYLLRNKKKKKIDLISVNRRFMATNGGIGLASHVVSKINDLRVRYPLFKSIMGKTGRTIYPFMATTELFSSSFQLYDFYIESREFTGKIQAPLIMVNNQKKFGQSFEIAPYTKNDDGLFNITIFKHKNRLQFAQAMLRFSQGQDSVFDSNIISFETSSAVITNLTKDRDLNFFGDGEVFHKESSEQYWEINNLKKALTVYGGEEICPYATGMEVDLS, encoded by the coding sequence ATGAGTGCAATAAGTGTTTATATTAATAAAGCTTCGAGTAATGCAAGTCAGATCCGTTGGGAAGAGTCTTTGCGACGTGTTCTTTTTCGCTCCGATCTAAACTTTAAATATACGAGAACTGTCTCAGAACTCATCTACGAAATTGAAAAAGATAAATTAAATGGTGTCGATACAATCATCTCTGTTGGTGGCGATGGTACAGTTCACACACTCATTCAAAATCTCGTTTACTCCGATATTAATCTTCTTATCGCTCCAGGTGGGACTGCCAATGATCTTGCGTGCGAGTTGAATGTTGGTAAAAAGATCAAGGAAATTACTTATCTTTTAAGAAATAAAAAGAAGAAGAAAATCGATCTAATCTCTGTGAATAGGCGCTTTATGGCCACGAATGGCGGAATTGGACTTGCAAGTCATGTCGTCTCTAAGATTAATGATCTTCGCGTTAGGTATCCTCTTTTTAAATCAATCATGGGAAAGACTGGACGAACGATCTATCCTTTCATGGCAACGACTGAGTTATTCTCAAGCTCTTTTCAACTTTATGATTTCTATATTGAATCGAGAGAATTCACTGGAAAAATTCAGGCACCACTTATTATGGTGAATAATCAAAAGAAGTTTGGTCAGTCTTTTGAAATTGCTCCTTATACAAAGAATGATGATGGACTATTTAATATAACGATTTTTAAGCATAAGAATCGTTTACAATTTGCTCAAGCGATGCTGCGTTTTTCTCAGGGCCAAGACTCTGTTTTTGACTCAAATATAATTTCTTTTGAAACTTCTAGTGCCGTTATAACAAATCTCACTAAAGATAGAGACTTAAACTTCTTTGGTGATGGGGAAGTCTTTCATAAAGAATCGAGTGAACAGTACTGGGAGATCAACAATTTAAAGAAGGCCTTGACCGTCTATGGAGGCGAAGAGATTTGTCCCTATGCAACGGGGATGGAGGTTGATCTTTCATGA
- a CDS encoding metallopeptidase TldD-related protein, which translates to MMLELNKVKTYLEELNQFLKDSHIEGSLTYRSEVSHLVRAGRSQISLNVEECSTRLYIDLFKVKKKISAVVSNQLDRELDAIKTFIVELYNKIDFMSEVEHLRPMRPIAQGELNQNKYDQTLVNLESAKLVELFSKVRSNFAEEINAGEVDFSGAFSAGVHGYCVINTLVEKAIYYQGSDWNVEVVLQLLKDDKKEIREARVGEFFNEFNSDEIINGLKKTYEIKKETTRLDLEPGEYDIVFSSDAFAEITNYMSWMALSGERFEYQSGMLQKDKHAIGTKVFGDNVTISDDPNDPDILYARPVGLNGVERKFFPLITDGVLSNLFYSDKDSCDRFSLDINNDFSVASIKVHQGDGPETFDQVVKNSKKKTLFIPYIHYMNITNAAKGEFTGTSRFGTLLMENGKITSHLYNLRINDSYHRIFNNIDWLSSKLAHVNTSDTYGMRSSSSITCPSYVKVCSVNITGSSKVKELK; encoded by the coding sequence ATGATGTTAGAATTAAATAAAGTAAAAACATATTTAGAAGAGTTGAATCAATTTTTAAAAGATAGTCATATTGAAGGTTCTCTAACATATAGAAGTGAAGTTTCTCATTTGGTGAGGGCCGGGCGATCTCAAATCTCACTCAATGTTGAAGAGTGTTCAACTCGCCTGTATATTGATTTATTTAAAGTTAAAAAGAAAATTTCTGCTGTTGTTTCAAATCAATTAGATCGTGAGCTTGATGCTATTAAGACTTTCATCGTCGAGCTTTATAATAAGATTGATTTTATGAGCGAAGTAGAGCACTTAAGACCTATGAGGCCTATTGCTCAGGGGGAACTCAATCAAAACAAATATGATCAAACGCTTGTTAACCTTGAAAGCGCTAAGCTCGTCGAACTTTTTTCCAAGGTTCGCTCCAATTTTGCAGAGGAAATCAATGCAGGTGAAGTAGACTTTTCTGGCGCCTTTAGTGCTGGAGTTCACGGATATTGCGTAATTAATACTCTTGTTGAAAAGGCCATTTATTACCAAGGTAGTGATTGGAACGTAGAAGTTGTCTTACAGTTATTAAAAGACGATAAAAAAGAAATTCGTGAGGCCCGTGTTGGCGAGTTTTTCAATGAATTTAATTCTGATGAGATCATCAACGGCCTTAAAAAAACTTATGAGATAAAGAAAGAAACAACACGTCTAGATCTTGAGCCAGGAGAGTATGATATTGTCTTTTCAAGTGATGCTTTCGCTGAAATTACAAATTATATGTCTTGGATGGCCCTTAGTGGCGAGAGATTTGAGTATCAGTCGGGAATGTTACAAAAAGATAAGCACGCCATTGGCACTAAAGTTTTTGGCGATAATGTTACGATTAGCGATGATCCAAATGATCCAGATATTCTCTATGCTAGACCTGTTGGATTAAATGGTGTTGAAAGAAAGTTTTTTCCTCTGATAACTGATGGTGTTCTATCAAATCTTTTCTATTCTGATAAAGATAGTTGTGACCGTTTTAGCTTAGATATAAATAATGACTTCTCTGTGGCCTCAATTAAAGTTCATCAAGGAGATGGCCCAGAGACATTTGATCAGGTAGTTAAGAATTCTAAAAAGAAAACCCTCTTTATTCCCTATATTCACTATATGAATATCACAAATGCTGCAAAAGGAGAGTTCACTGGAACTTCTCGCTTTGGAACACTTTTGATGGAAAATGGAAAAATAACATCGCACCTTTATAATCTTAGAATTAATGATTCCTACCACAGAATATTCAATAATATTGATTGGCTTTCTTCAAAATTAGCTCATGTAAATACTTCTGATACCTATGGGATGCGATCTAGCTCTAGCATCACGTGCCCAAGTTATGTTAAAGTATGCTCAGTGAATATAACCGGAAGCTCTAAGGTTAAAGAGCTGAAATAA
- a CDS encoding phosphoenolpyruvate synthase translates to MLLIDKNSDKFFAKNYCGGKGHNLYKLSNEGFNVPSWFVIPPHFFENYKIENEIDQKIALILESKEDNKTKELSIKNTILSANYSLEMTKELLKRREALKSEYIAVRSSALDEDGGAHSFAGMLESALYIKDDDFFLKAIKNCWASAYSERSLSYRSENKLSTTNIAISLVVQEMINPDISGVAFSTNPINQKASESIINAVYGVGEGLVSGLYEPDNFVINKEDNTVISSEIASKEKMLVQDFENQCPKEVDVEINAQNNPTLKDKHIKELSKLIKKIELFYKYPQDIEWAIYKDEIFILQSRPITTEVENPMGHLYIWDNSNIVESYGGITKPLTFGFAHYVYHQVYVQFCEVLMVPKSQIKKMDYFLKNMLGHMRGRVYYNLLNWYKLTSILPGYKYNRSFMETMMGTNSALEDEIAQRTRPPAFQNTFSGKLRKILTGFKFFYFHLNIQNIVDNFLSYFYKEYDYFKAIDFETMSSDEIYLKYQELEEKMLWKWHAPIINDFLCMVHFGLFKKLTDKWLSHLGDNFHNDLLAGNGNLESALPTKELIRLAGVASKTEGLVIFLKTYDNDSLIEALRQSDFQDFYQEVVTYIDKYGFRCMSEMKLEQKDLYQNPGLFFTFLKNIINSGQTDLEEFEQREKAIRVKAEELLQNNIQGYKEKIYRWSLKHARKAVMNRENTRFCRTRVYGIVRRMFFAMGEDFTRRNVIKCPEDIFYLALFELKGALEGTLNITNLKAIIETRKSEYQEFEKEDDPLSRFHTRGPVYWNNTFFAKEEIVIDREGLKENELAGLGCCPGIIEGTARLVNGPDDDLNLNGEILITKRTDPGWIPLYPSISALLVERGGLLSHSAIVAREMGLPTIVSIEGLTKKIKTGMKLRIDGEKGLIEILEENE, encoded by the coding sequence ATGCTTTTAATAGACAAGAATTCAGATAAATTCTTTGCAAAGAATTACTGTGGGGGAAAGGGACATAATCTCTACAAATTATCAAACGAAGGATTCAACGTTCCTTCGTGGTTTGTCATCCCACCACATTTTTTTGAAAACTATAAAATTGAAAATGAAATTGATCAAAAGATCGCCCTCATCCTAGAGAGTAAAGAAGACAATAAGACAAAAGAGCTTTCAATCAAAAATACTATTCTAAGTGCGAACTACTCTTTAGAAATGACTAAAGAACTCTTAAAAAGAAGAGAAGCTTTAAAAAGCGAATACATTGCTGTTCGCTCCTCAGCATTAGATGAAGATGGAGGCGCTCACAGCTTTGCAGGGATGTTAGAAAGTGCTCTTTATATCAAAGATGATGATTTTTTTTTAAAGGCGATAAAAAATTGCTGGGCCAGCGCTTATAGTGAAAGATCTCTCTCTTATAGAAGTGAAAATAAACTCTCCACGACAAATATCGCCATATCCCTAGTCGTTCAAGAAATGATAAACCCCGATATTAGCGGTGTTGCTTTTAGCACGAACCCAATAAACCAAAAGGCCAGTGAATCAATTATCAATGCCGTTTATGGCGTAGGAGAAGGCCTTGTAAGTGGACTTTATGAACCTGATAATTTTGTTATTAACAAAGAAGATAACACGGTTATTTCTAGTGAAATAGCATCGAAAGAAAAGATGCTTGTTCAAGACTTTGAAAACCAATGTCCTAAAGAAGTTGATGTAGAAATAAATGCTCAAAACAATCCAACTTTGAAAGACAAGCACATTAAAGAATTATCAAAATTAATTAAAAAGATAGAACTTTTTTACAAGTACCCACAAGATATCGAATGGGCCATCTACAAAGATGAAATCTTTATTCTTCAGTCAAGACCTATTACGACAGAGGTAGAAAATCCAATGGGACACCTCTATATATGGGACAATTCAAATATTGTTGAAAGTTACGGGGGGATAACGAAACCTCTTACTTTTGGATTTGCCCACTATGTCTACCATCAAGTTTATGTGCAATTTTGTGAAGTTCTCATGGTGCCAAAATCGCAGATTAAAAAGATGGACTACTTTCTTAAAAACATGCTTGGACATATGAGAGGAAGGGTTTATTACAATCTATTAAACTGGTATAAATTAACATCTATTCTTCCAGGATATAAATACAACAGATCCTTTATGGAAACGATGATGGGTACAAATAGTGCACTTGAAGATGAAATCGCACAGAGGACAAGACCACCAGCATTTCAAAATACTTTTTCAGGAAAGCTTAGAAAAATACTCACAGGTTTTAAGTTTTTCTATTTCCATTTAAACATCCAAAATATCGTCGACAATTTCCTTAGCTACTTCTACAAGGAATACGATTACTTCAAGGCCATAGATTTTGAGACAATGAGTAGCGATGAAATCTATTTAAAGTATCAAGAACTTGAAGAAAAGATGCTTTGGAAATGGCATGCTCCCATTATCAATGACTTTCTTTGCATGGTTCACTTTGGCCTCTTTAAAAAATTAACCGATAAATGGCTAAGTCACCTTGGTGATAATTTTCATAATGACCTCCTCGCAGGTAATGGCAATCTTGAATCGGCCTTGCCAACAAAAGAACTTATCCGACTTGCCGGTGTAGCTAGCAAGACCGAAGGACTTGTAATTTTTTTAAAGACCTATGATAATGACTCACTCATTGAGGCCTTAAGACAAAGTGATTTTCAAGATTTCTATCAAGAAGTTGTCACATACATTGATAAATATGGATTTCGCTGTATGAGTGAAATGAAGCTCGAACAAAAAGATCTGTATCAAAACCCTGGGCTCTTTTTTACTTTTTTGAAAAACATCATTAACTCGGGCCAAACAGATCTTGAAGAATTCGAACAAAGAGAAAAGGCCATTCGAGTCAAGGCCGAAGAACTTCTACAAAACAATATTCAAGGTTACAAAGAAAAAATATACCGATGGTCATTAAAGCATGCTCGAAAAGCAGTAATGAACAGAGAGAACACACGTTTTTGTCGTACACGAGTTTATGGAATCGTAAGAAGAATGTTCTTTGCCATGGGTGAAGACTTCACAAGAAGAAATGTTATTAAATGTCCTGAGGATATCTTCTATCTGGCACTCTTTGAACTTAAAGGTGCACTTGAGGGAACGTTAAACATTACAAACTTAAAAGCAATTATCGAAACAAGAAAGTCTGAGTATCAAGAATTTGAAAAAGAAGATGATCCTCTCTCACGTTTTCACACGAGAGGGCCTGTCTATTGGAATAACACATTCTTTGCCAAAGAAGAGATCGTTATTGATCGTGAAGGACTCAAAGAAAACGAACTTGCAGGCCTTGGTTGTTGCCCAGGAATTATCGAGGGTACAGCAAGACTTGTTAATGGCCCTGATGATGATCTCAATCTTAACGGTGAAATTCTTATAACAAAGAGAACCGACCCAGGCTGGATTCCACTCTACCCTTCAATTTCGGCACTTCTTGTTGAAAGAGGTGGTCTACTCTCCCACTCAGCGATTGTCGCAAGAGAAATGGGACTTCCAACCATTGTTAGTATAGAAGGTCTAACAAAGAAAATTAAAACGGGAATGAAACTTCGTATTGACGGAGAGAAAGGACTCATCGAAATTCTCGAGGAGAATGAATAA
- a CDS encoding formyltransferase family protein, translating into MKIAIICSKVTFVPNNYMPFITKAINELNKLDIEVHLIISQNNSLEYVKKGALLFLAGARDCGLELMKNELQTRLSCPKEQYAKQSKISFIKVSNLNSDMTLNYIREKKIDLLVNARTRTIFKKRLLKIAPLGAINIHHGLLPKDRGTLCDLYEIAENRDAGFSIHKMSEKLDDGEILKTYCVQGAESENKDFKQYQLKSMHDEANQLINLIKETIELKTLPTGHHNTHEEIRYYKTPNLKTIRSLLEKGIKI; encoded by the coding sequence ATGAAAATCGCGATTATATGTTCGAAAGTAACATTTGTACCCAACAACTATATGCCCTTCATCACTAAGGCCATTAATGAGTTAAATAAATTAGACATTGAAGTTCATTTAATCATCTCCCAAAACAACTCCTTGGAGTACGTTAAAAAAGGTGCGCTTCTCTTTCTTGCAGGAGCAAGAGACTGTGGTTTGGAGCTTATGAAAAATGAATTGCAAACCCGTTTAAGTTGTCCAAAAGAGCAATATGCTAAACAATCAAAAATTTCTTTTATCAAAGTTTCGAACTTAAACTCCGATATGACTTTGAACTATATTAGAGAAAAAAAGATCGATCTTCTCGTGAACGCGAGAACTCGCACAATCTTCAAAAAAAGGCTTTTAAAAATCGCCCCACTTGGTGCCATCAACATTCATCATGGACTTTTACCAAAAGACCGAGGAACTCTTTGTGATCTCTACGAAATAGCGGAAAATAGAGATGCTGGCTTTAGCATTCATAAGATGAGCGAAAAACTTGATGATGGAGAGATCCTAAAAACATATTGTGTTCAAGGCGCTGAATCAGAGAATAAAGATTTTAAACAATACCAGCTTAAATCGATGCATGATGAAGCTAACCAATTAATAAATCTCATTAAAGAAACTATTGAGCTGAAGACATTACCAACAGGACATCACAATACACACGAAGAAATTCGTTACTATAAAACACCAAATTTAAAAACGATTAGATCGTTACTGGAAAAAGGAATCAAAATATGA
- a CDS encoding AMP-binding protein, with protein MSNCKILFHHGSPGTSEDFDIITDKLDKLTTYKLRRFDEMNLDGPIIEVGYSWGCFYALKNALKHKNNVSAIILIAPYLFPTKVGAFKKLIIKNKKVGDIIINKASSKSIEQHLVNSSYPDKVPNNYKQAALKYTSPDLIRESLLEKDVKKSEIKELLSKVKKLDIPIYVIRGSEDKTSNGEEQINQIREFLKIKQEAILADKGHALLWTATSEVASFIEEVSNTIKGTQKLGYVQGESKLNNVCSFLEEHLEKNPKKEVLCWVSPENRLKWANNPTDKIEHDSVDVEQLHYTVGKLAGGLKKQGIQKGDRVIVFIPMSFPMYAMMFALQKIGAIAVFLDSWARRDQLNVSAEVVNPKAIISFEKAFQFLEGIESIDKIDLKISVGPCEKAYSTSFEKLMSEQTWSEIEPVEKEHTALITFTTGSSGTPKGADRSHRFLASQHYALNRHIPYKSDDIDIPAFPIFSLNNLAAGVTTTLPAIDVGAPNPLDAPMLVAQIKTMNVSCTTLSPSLMNALSSYCNEHKIILNELRRIITGGAPVSKDDVRHIKQCAPHAEVLILYGSTEVEPMAHINDVDMLKEDKLSKDPQWVDEGVNVGRFDEGLQVKFLKIERGPITVTSKTDWSYLEVPKGQVGEIIVSGEHVCERYYNNDEAFYKSKIVDIDGTIWHRTGDLGRFDSNDNLWIVGRIHNAIERDGQYLFPVRAEVILKRMPFTKNVAFLGMKDNTIGEATYAVFSAKDEVGSDFEQWKNQIQSVMDKNDIPVDKIVQVDEIPMDPRHHSKVEYAKLKELLLKRELSESVD; from the coding sequence ATGAGCAACTGTAAGATCTTATTTCATCACGGCTCACCGGGAACGAGTGAGGACTTTGATATTATTACAGATAAGCTTGATAAACTTACCACTTATAAATTACGCCGCTTTGACGAAATGAATCTCGATGGTCCTATTATAGAAGTCGGCTATTCTTGGGGTTGTTTTTATGCTCTTAAAAATGCACTTAAACATAAAAATAATGTAAGTGCGATTATCCTCATTGCCCCTTACCTTTTCCCAACAAAAGTGGGCGCCTTTAAGAAGCTCATTATTAAAAATAAAAAAGTTGGTGACATTATTATTAATAAGGCCTCGTCAAAATCGATTGAACAACACCTCGTTAATAGTTCATATCCAGACAAAGTACCTAACAACTACAAACAAGCGGCCTTAAAATATACCTCCCCTGATCTTATTAGAGAAAGCCTTCTTGAAAAAGATGTAAAGAAGAGTGAAATTAAAGAATTACTTTCGAAAGTAAAAAAATTAGACATTCCTATTTACGTTATACGTGGAAGTGAAGATAAGACCAGTAATGGAGAAGAACAAATAAATCAAATTCGTGAATTTCTAAAAATCAAGCAAGAAGCTATACTTGCAGATAAAGGGCACGCTCTTCTTTGGACAGCAACAAGTGAAGTTGCAAGCTTCATTGAAGAAGTATCTAATACAATTAAGGGAACTCAAAAGCTTGGTTACGTCCAAGGAGAATCAAAACTTAATAATGTGTGTAGCTTTCTTGAGGAGCACTTAGAAAAAAACCCAAAAAAAGAAGTTCTCTGCTGGGTCTCGCCAGAGAATAGATTAAAATGGGCAAATAATCCAACAGACAAGATTGAACACGATTCAGTTGATGTGGAACAACTCCATTATACAGTTGGAAAACTGGCAGGAGGTCTCAAAAAACAAGGCATTCAAAAAGGTGATCGCGTCATTGTTTTTATTCCGATGTCTTTTCCTATGTATGCCATGATGTTTGCACTTCAAAAGATTGGTGCCATTGCCGTTTTCCTTGATAGTTGGGCCAGAAGAGACCAACTAAATGTTAGTGCAGAAGTTGTTAATCCAAAAGCGATTATCAGCTTTGAGAAGGCCTTTCAATTTCTAGAGGGGATTGAATCCATTGATAAAATTGATTTGAAAATCTCTGTCGGCCCCTGTGAAAAAGCTTATTCAACGAGCTTTGAAAAACTTATGAGTGAGCAAACATGGTCAGAGATAGAACCAGTAGAAAAAGAGCATACCGCCTTGATCACATTTACAACGGGAAGCTCTGGAACGCCAAAAGGAGCAGATAGGTCACATCGATTTCTCGCCAGTCAACATTACGCTCTCAATCGTCACATTCCCTATAAGAGTGATGACATTGATATTCCAGCATTCCCAATCTTTAGCTTAAATAATTTAGCAGCAGGTGTTACAACGACGCTCCCAGCAATTGATGTTGGAGCTCCTAATCCACTTGATGCTCCCATGCTAGTTGCACAAATTAAAACGATGAATGTTTCATGTACAACACTAAGTCCATCTCTGATGAATGCACTATCAAGCTACTGTAATGAACATAAAATAATTTTAAATGAGCTCCGCAGAATCATCACGGGAGGAGCTCCTGTATCAAAAGATGATGTTAGACATATCAAGCAATGTGCGCCTCATGCAGAAGTGTTAATTCTCTATGGATCAACTGAAGTTGAACCAATGGCCCACATCAACGATGTTGATATGCTAAAAGAAGATAAACTTTCAAAAGACCCACAATGGGTAGATGAAGGCGTCAACGTTGGACGTTTTGACGAAGGTCTTCAAGTTAAATTTTTAAAAATTGAAAGAGGACCAATCACAGTCACATCAAAAACAGACTGGAGCTATCTGGAAGTTCCCAAGGGACAGGTTGGTGAGATCATCGTTAGTGGTGAACACGTATGCGAGCGCTACTACAATAATGACGAGGCCTTTTACAAGAGTAAAATTGTCGATATCGATGGAACAATCTGGCATAGAACAGGCGACCTTGGACGTTTTGATTCAAACGACAATCTATGGATTGTTGGAAGAATACACAATGCAATAGAGCGAGATGGACAATATCTCTTTCCAGTAAGAGCTGAAGTAATATTGAAGAGAATGCCATTTACAAAGAATGTTGCGTTTTTAGGTATGAAAGATAACACCATTGGGGAAGCGACATACGCTGTCTTCAGTGCAAAAGATGAAGTTGGATCGGATTTTGAACAATGGAAAAATCAAATCCAATCAGTCATGGATAAAAACGATATCCCTGTTGATAAAATTGTCCAAGTCGATGAGATTCCCATGGACCCTAGACACCACTCAAAAGTAGAGTATGCAAAACTAAAAGAACTACTTTTAAAAAGAGAATTAAGTGAAAGCGTGGATTAG